A genomic window from Pungitius pungitius chromosome 12, fPunPun2.1, whole genome shotgun sequence includes:
- the LOC119220831 gene encoding nuclear distribution protein nudE homolog 1-A-like: MGDVEPPEFGSLQEELDYWKDQAARQQQSAEEAREELQEFQQMSRDYEVELEAELKQREAQNRELLSANSRLCTDLENYKEKYETQHSEAHRQISILEGDLAETTAARDQLHKYIRELEQANDDLERTKRATIMSLEDFEQRMNQVIERNAFLESELDEKENLLESVQRLKDEARDLRQELAVQQKPVQDRKSSLSSSIRDPASSSSPTAGLPTPPLTPPDKLTEDKRPPPSSHHPATPPLRPPPSAESLDLISRVGGNPLPPSARMSALNIVGELLRKVGNLESKLASCRDFVQEQTASRRAGAGSETRPPNGLYGAGLMKRLDFAAAPKLLL; encoded by the exons ATGGGGGACGTGGAGCCTCCAGAGTTTGGGTCCCTGCAGGAAGAGCTGGATTACTGGAAGGACCAGGCTGCCAGACAACAGcagag CGCGGAGGAGGCccgagaggagctgcaggagttcCAACAGATGAGTCGTGACTacgaggtggagctggaggcggagctaaAACAGCGCGAGGCGCAAAACCGCGAGCTTCTGTCGGCCAACAGCCGTCTCTGCACAGACCTGGAAAACTACAAG GAGAAGTACGAGACGCAGCACTCGGAGGCCCACCGGCAGATCTCCATCCTGGAGGGAGACCTGGCCGAGACCACCGCCGCCAGAGACCAGCTCCACAAGTACATCCGGGAGCTGGAGCAGGCCAACGACGACTTGGAGCGGaccaagag GGCGACTATCATGTCGCTGGAGGACTTTGAGCAGAGGATGAACCAGGTCATCGAGAGGAACGCCTTCCTGGAGAGCGAGCTGGACGAGAAGGAGAACCTGCTGGAGTCGGTCCAGAGGCTGAAGGACGAGGCCAGAG acCTCAGACAGGAGCTGGCGGTGCAGCAGAAGCCGGTTCAGGACAGGAAGTCGTCCTTAAGCAGCTCCATCAGAgatcccgcctcctcctcctcccccacagcAGGtctcccgaccccccccctcaccccaccaGACAAACTGACAGAGGACAAACGCCCGCCTCCATCATCTCACCATCCCGCCACGCCTCCACTCAGACCTCCACCCTCAGCAGAGTCCTTGGACCTAATCAGCAGAG TGGGGGGGAATCCGCTCCCCCCCTCGGCCAGGATGTCCGCCCTTAACATCGTCGGGGAGCTGCTGAGAAAAGTTGGG AACCTGGAGTCCAAGCTGGCGTCGTGTCGCGACTTCGTCCAGGAGCAGACGGCGAGCCGCAGGGCGGGGGCGGGCTCAGAGACCCGCCCCCCCAACGGCCTCTACGGCGCAGG GCTGATGAAGAGGTTGGACTTTGCCGCGGCCCCCAAGCTGTTGCTGTGA
- the crlf3 gene encoding cytokine receptor-like factor 3, which translates to MSAEVDVLLQEAKESIEAAQNYRSELQQRLNGLNQARKQVRGSSGQAREALQRHFSELQAAATRLLSERLSALLAEVDAIEADSVRPLDECQSLIEHGVGQADELLREGEAALRCGLGEKEDKLGSFTKKAVHIQLDSLPEVPALVDVPCVSAQLDDSLLSVLRDRVSRLGSVASHPPVQIEELQERPGSILVRWCKVDEDFAAADYRLQHRRSAGGRSQYEDAYIGRDCEFLVLHLDPHTDYLFRVSARGEGRTEWSPWSVPQTGYTTLAPHEWCPGSEGYILSSRRNIALRSDSSHTRCPVLYSNAPTYFCGQTLTFKLSAAGQMDARDSLGVCVDSRGGTESLQRDQAVCISTNGAVFVNGKEMTNQLPAVALGSAVTFDMEVVNLFPVGSGDPAEGGHFKLRVTIGSGSREVVFDWLVEQTVDCLFFGCSFVHSGWKVLVF; encoded by the exons ATGTCTGCCGAGGTGGacgtgctgctgcaggaggccaaAGAAAGCATCGAGGCGGCCCAGAACTACCGCAGCGAGCTCCAGCAGCGCCTGAATGGCCTCAACCAGGCCCGCAAGCAG GTGCGCGGCAGCTCGGGTCAGGCCCGCGAGGCCCTGCAGCGCCACTTCTCCGAGCTGCAGGCGGCGGCGACCCGTCTGCTGTCGGAGCGGCTGAGCGCCCTGCTGGCCGAGGTGGACGCCATCGAGGCGGACAGCGTGAGGCCGCTGGACGAGTGCCAGAGCCTGATCGAGCACGGCGTGGGGCAGGCCGACGAGCTGCTGAGGGAAG GGGAGGCTGCGCTGCGCTGCGGCCTcggggagaaggaggacaaACTGGGCAGTTTCACCAAGAAGGCCGTGCACATCCAGCTGGACAG CCTGCCGGAGGTGCCGGCGCTGGTGGACGTGCCGTGTGTCTCCGCCCAGCTGGACGACTCCCTGCTGAGTGTCCTGAGGGACCGAGTGTCCCGCCTGGGCTCCGTGGCGTCCCACCCGCCGGTCCAGAtcgaggagctgcaggagaggcCGGGCAGCATCCTGGTCCGCTGGTGCAAG GTGGACGAGGACTTTGCGGCGGCGGACTACCGGCTGCAGCACCGGCGCTCCGCCGGGGGGCGGAGCCAGTACGAGGACGCCTACATCGGTCGGGACTGCGAGTTCTTGGTCCTCCACCTGGACCCGCACACCGACTACCTGTTCAGGGTCAGCGCCCGCGGGGAGGGCCGCACCGAGTGGAGCCCCTGGAGCGTCCCGCAGACCGGCTACACCACGCTGGCCCCGCAtg AGTGGTGTCCCGGGTCAGAGGGATACATcctgagcagcaggaggaacatTGCCCTGCGCAGTGACTCCTCCCACACGCGCTGCCCCGTCCTCTATTCCAACGCACCCACCTACTTCTGTGGCCAGACGCTGACCTTCAA gctGTCAGCAGCGGGTCAGATGGACGCGAGGGACAGTCTCGGCGTGTGTGTGGACAgcagaggagggacagagtcCCTTCAGAGAGACCAGGCCGTCTGCATCTCCACCAacg gaGCCGTGTTTGTCAACGGGAAGGAGATGACCAACCAGCTGCCGGCCGTGGCGCTGGGCTCCGCCGTGACCTTTGACATGGAGGTGGTCAACCTCTTCCCCGTCGGCAGCGGCGACCCCGCGGAGGGGGGCCACTTCAAGCTGAGGGTCACCATCGGCTCGGGCAGCCGGGAGGTGGTGTTCGACTGGCTGGTGGAGCAGACGGTGGACTGCCTCTTCTTCGGCTGCTCCTTCGTCCACTCCGGCTGGAAAGTTCTGGTGTTTTAA
- the LOC119220196 gene encoding polycomb protein suz12-B-like, producing MAPQKQGSSGGSHPAGSGSGGKANGFYQSSSSSSSSSSSAMAVAKKPNMQLIQADHELFLQAFEKPTQIYRFLRTRNLIAPIFLHRTLTYMSHRNSRNNLKRKSSQVDNLLFKVEKMRGEQETHSLASNLQLTFTGFFHKAGKPSQDSENEQNSVSLEVLLVKVCHKKRKDVSCPVKQVPTGKKQVPLNPDPGVQAKPGSSPSLLVPSSEFEPSNSHMVKSYSLLFRVSRSGCPRPPINGLVNGENHHSRGLDFTEEVVNRKRRSSSLREEGESMFVAQMTVFDKNRRLQLLDGEYEVSMQEMEECPVTKKRATWETILDGKRLPPFESFSQGPTLQFTLRWTGDSSDRSTAPVAKPLATRNAETNQDPRPSALRAAPTPAVKELVSADVTTRRELVSAAPRQKLRIFYQFQYNSNTQQQTEARDDLHCPWCTLNCRKLYSLIKHLKLSHSRFLFTYVPHPKGAKIEVSINECYDGSYAGNPQDIHGQPGFAFSRNGPVKRTAVTHVVVCRPKRTKASLSEFLEPEDGDQEQPIISGHNRLYFHSDSCVPLRPQEMEMDSEDERDPDWLKEKTAMQIEDFTDVNEGEKEIMKLWNLHVMKHGFIADNQMNESCLRFADHHGVHIVRNDLCRNFLLHLISMHDFNLVTTQTIDQAMARLRLLQSQRAHKQKEEEEDEEEDDWETAVESQPDLDPDLEDPLRQEEKTNGCVQNGNQEEKMEEQQERGEGGGGGGAATERTTGKRRPSGCDSESEDK from the exons ATGGCTCCACAGAAGCAGGGCTCCTCGGGTGGAAGCCACCCGGCGGGTTCTGGTTCTGGAGGTAAAGCCAACGGGTTCTaccagtcctcctcctcctcctcctcttcctcctcctctgcgatGGCTGTAGCCAAGAAGCCCAACATGCAACTCATCCAAGCCGACCACGAGCTGTTCCTGCAGGCCTTCGAGA AGCCCACTCAGATCTACAGGTTCCTCCGTACCAGGAACCTGATCGCT cccATCTTCTTGCACAGGACTCTCACCTACATGTCCCACAGAAACTCCAGGAATAACCTCAAGAG GAAAAGCTCGCAGGTCGACAATCTGTTGTTCAAGGTGGAGAAGATGAGAGGAGAACAGGAGACTCACAG CTTGGCCTCTAATCTGCAGCTCACCTTTACTGGCTTCTTTCATAAAGCTG GGAAGCCGTCTCAGGACAGTGAGAACGAGCAGAACTCTGTTTCCCTGGAGGTGCTGCTGGTCAAAGTCTGTCACAAgaagaggaag GACGTGAGCTGTCCCGTGAAGCAGGTCCCGACCGGGAAGAAGCAGGTTCCCCTGAACCCGGACCCAGGAGTCCAGGCCAAGCcgggctcctccccctccctgctgGTTCCCAGCAGCGAGTTTGAGCCCAGCAACTCCCACATGGTGAAGTCCTACTCGCTGCTCTTCAGGGTGTCGAGGTCCGGCTGCCCCCGGCCTCCCATCAACGGCCTGGTCAACGGAGAGAACCACCACAGCAGGGGTCTGG ATTTCACAGAGGAAGTGGTGAACAGGAAGAGGCGGAGCTCTTCTCtcagggaggaaggagaaagcaTGTTTGTGGCCCAGATGACGGTCTTTGACAAAAACAG acGTCTGCAGCTGCTGGACGGGGAGTACGAGGTGTCTATGCAAGAGATGGAGGAGTGTCCAGTCACCAAGAAGAGGGCGACGTGGGAAACCATCCTGGATGGAAAG CGCCTGCCTCCCTTTGAGAGCTTCTCTCAGGGTCCCACCCTGCAGTTCACGCTGCGCTGGACCGGAGACTCGTCCGACCGCTCCACGGCGCCGGTGGCCAAACCTCTGGCCACCCGCAACGCCGAGACCAACCAGGACCCCCGGCCCAGCGCCCTGAGGGCCGCGCCCACGCCGG CTGTTAAAGAATTGGTCAGCGCGGATGTGACGACCAGAAGAGAGCTCGTCTCAGCCGCGCCGCGCCAGAAGCTCCGCATCTTCTACCAG TTTCAGTACAACAGCAACACGCAGCAGCAGACGGAGGCCAGAGACGACCTCCACTGTCCCTGGTGCACCCTCAACTGCAGGAAGCTCTACAGTCTGATCAAACACCTCAAGCTGTCCCACTCCCGCTTCCTCTTCACCTACGTG CCCCACCCCAAAGGAGCGAAGATCGAGGTCTCCATCAACGAGTGCTACGACGGCTCGTACGCAGGAAACCCTCAGGACATCCACGGCCAGCCGGGCTTCGCCTTCAGCAGGAACGGGCCGGTCAAGAGGACGGCCGTCACCCACGTGGTGGTCTGCAG ACCGAAGAGGACCAAGGCGAGTCTGTCCGAGTTCCTGGAGCCAGAGGACGGGGACCAGGAGCAGCCAATCATCAGCGGCCACAACCGCCTCTACTTCCACAGCGACAGCTGCGTCCCGCTGCGTCCtcaggagatggagatggacagCGAGGACGAGCGGGACCCCGACTGGCTCAAAGAGAAGACCGCCATG caaaTCGAGGACTTCACCGACGTCAACGAGGGCGAGAAGGAGATCATGAAGCTGTGGAACCTCCACGTCATGAAGCACGG cttcATAGCGGACAACCAGATGAACGAGTCCTGCCTGCGGTTCGCCGATCACCACGGGGTCCACATCGTCAGGAACGACCTCTGCCGCAACTTCCTGCTGCACCTGATCAGCATGCACGACTTCAACCTGGTCACCACGCAGACCATCGACCAGGCCATGGCCCGCCTGCGCCTCCTGCAGAGCCAGCGCGCTCacaagcagaaggaggaggaggaagatgaggaggaggacgactgGGAGACGGCTGTAGAGTCCCAACCAGACCTGGACCCGGATCTGGAGGATCCACTGCGTCAGGAGGAGAAGACCAACGGCTGTGTGCAGAACGggaaccaggaggagaagatggaagagcagcaggagagaggagaaggaggaggaggaggaggagctgcgaCGGAAAGGACGACCGGCAAGCGGAGACCTTCCGGCTGCGACTCAGAGAGTGAAGATAAATGA
- the mpv17l gene encoding mpv17-like protein, whose product MRRAVLKEAAKRFPWLANVTLYGCFFAGGDLVHQLIAQEERMDWKHTRDVAIVAVSFHGNFNYFWLRALERRFPGKSAAMVFRKLLLDQSFASPLATSVFYTGVSFLEGKEDIFEDWREKFFNTWKTGLMYWPFMQFLNFVLMPLYLRTAFMGCCAFLWASFLCFSRQSGDGTAAVAVAFVMDPRKTLLEMREARLARKKQPTQREN is encoded by the exons ATGAGGAGAGCGGTCCTGAAAGAAGCCGCAAAACGCTTCCCCTGGCTCGCCAACGTCACTTTGTACGGCTGCTTTTTCGCCGGCGGCGACCTGGTCCATCAGCTCATCGCGCAGGAGGAGCGCATGGACTGGAAGCACACTCGCGACGTGGCCATTGTAGCCGTCAGTTTCCATGGAAACTTCAATTACTTCTGGCTGCGCGCCCTGGAGAGGCGTTTTCCCGGGAAGTCCGCGGCGATGGTGTTCCGCAAACTCCTGTTGGACCAGAGCTTCGCGTCGCCTTTGGCCACGAGTGTCTTCTACACAG GAGTGAGCTTCTTGGAGGGAAAGGAGGACATCTTTGAAGACTGGAGGGAGAAGTTCTTCAACACGTGGAAG ACCGGACTCATGTACTGGCCATTCATGCAG ttTCTAAACTTCGTCCTCATGCCGTTGTACTTGCGGACGGCCTTCATGGGCTGCTGCGCCTTCCTCTGGGCCTCTTTCCTCTGCTTCTCGCGGCAGAGCGGCGACGGAACCGCCGCAGTGGCAGTGGCCTTCGTCATGGACCCCCGCAAGACCCTGTTGGAGATGCGTGAGGCCCGGCTGGCCCGGAAGAAGCAACCGACCCAGAGAGAGAACtag